From a single Candidatus Brocadia sp. genomic region:
- a CDS encoding 1-acyl-sn-glycerol-3-phosphate acyltransferase, producing the protein MPQELTYTISRTIIRIYTRLMLRLDVIWKASLPSGPMLIVANHPSCSDPIYLASIFPHPVKILITDKPFHIPVIGGLLRRLGQVPVPSGKGRVAFDSARRLLEAGCSVALFPEGCVSPQEGGFHPLRTGAARLALLTGVPVVPIGIYLDRGRNYAITSTVAGKRTIGYWCLRGTYSITVGPAVNYEGNVEHRPNVATVSNKIMQQITQLSLESEQRARGSKQFSIDGQRQAVFVNSPKVRSNIIRLS; encoded by the coding sequence GGCTGGATGTCATTTGGAAGGCATCGCTCCCATCGGGACCTATGCTAATTGTCGCCAACCATCCTAGTTGCTCTGATCCCATCTATCTGGCATCGATCTTTCCCCACCCCGTCAAAATTCTCATCACCGATAAACCCTTCCATATCCCTGTGATAGGTGGACTTCTGCGACGATTGGGACAAGTGCCGGTGCCATCTGGAAAAGGTCGAGTTGCATTCGATTCAGCGCGGCGACTACTTGAGGCAGGTTGCTCAGTTGCTCTGTTCCCGGAGGGGTGTGTTAGCCCGCAAGAAGGAGGTTTTCACCCCCTACGCACAGGTGCAGCCCGCCTGGCGTTGCTCACAGGCGTGCCTGTCGTGCCGATTGGCATCTATCTGGACCGAGGGCGCAACTATGCCATCACCTCGACTGTTGCAGGGAAACGAACCATTGGGTACTGGTGCCTGCGCGGGACGTACAGTATAACTGTGGGACCGGCGGTGAATTATGAAGGTAATGTTGAGCACAGACCCAATGTGGCAACCGTATCGAACAAGATCATGCAGCAAATAACTCAACTGAGCCTGGAAAGTGAGCAAAGAGCAAGGGGAAGCAAGCAGTTTTCTATAGATGGGCAGAGACAGGCAGTGTTTGTAAATAGCCCTAAAGTAAGGTCAAACATTATCAGGCTGTCCTAG